From the Methylobacterium currus genome, one window contains:
- the glgX gene encoding glycogen debranching protein GlgX, with translation MIALDDGASGPLGAHFDGRGVNFALFSAHATAVDLCLFDPTGRVQTDVVRLPRRSDDVWHGYLSGVLPGQLYGYRVHGPWEPARGHRFNPHKLLIDPYARELHGRVRWHDALYPYRRGSHREDVLDRRDSAPMMPKGVVTAPEAPVHDDPPLRHPLVDSVIYEAHVRALTQTHPGVPLPWRGSYAALGHPAIVDHLVRLGVTAIELLPIQAFVDDRFLVEKDLTNFWGYSPLNYFSPEPRYLGPAGAAGLKAAIRQLHAAGIEVLMDVVYNHTCEADHTGPSLSFRGIDNASYYKLNPDDPRRDIDCTGCGNTLDVAVPRVMQMVLDSLRHWVEAYRIDGFRFDLASSLARAPHDFTPRAAVLQAMAQDPILSRVKLIAEPWDIGMGGYQLGGFPVGWSDWNDQFRDAARGFWRGDAGQLPKLTQGLTGSKEIFSASGRGPGASINFIASHDGYTLADVVAYEEKHNEANGEGNRDGHGHNVSRNYGVEGSTDDPAILSVRARQKRNLLATILLAQGVPMLLMGDERSRTQGGNNNAYCQDNATSWIDWENDHGDPSLTAFVRNLLALRRDHRALRRRKFLTGETVAPGGLRDVHWLSPCGAEMDDGAWGDGERRAFGMQIGNDAPDGRRLLILANAGEAALDFRLAPVIGGLWTPLFDTTEPDGRPGGRESVKAGGTVRLPERALLVMARNVTRRGA, from the coding sequence ATGATCGCACTCGATGACGGCGCCTCGGGCCCGCTCGGCGCCCATTTCGACGGGCGCGGGGTCAATTTCGCGCTGTTCTCCGCTCATGCCACGGCGGTGGACCTGTGCCTGTTCGACCCCACCGGCCGGGTGCAGACCGACGTAGTCCGCCTGCCGCGGCGCAGCGACGACGTCTGGCACGGCTACCTCTCGGGCGTGCTGCCGGGTCAGCTCTACGGCTACCGGGTGCACGGCCCGTGGGAGCCGGCGCGGGGCCACCGCTTCAACCCGCACAAGCTCCTCATCGACCCCTACGCCCGCGAGCTGCATGGACGGGTGCGCTGGCACGACGCGCTCTATCCCTATCGCCGCGGCAGCCACCGCGAGGACGTGCTCGACCGGCGCGACAGCGCCCCGATGATGCCGAAGGGCGTCGTCACCGCGCCCGAGGCGCCGGTCCACGACGATCCGCCGCTGCGCCACCCGCTCGTCGACAGCGTGATCTACGAGGCCCATGTCCGGGCCCTGACCCAGACCCATCCGGGCGTGCCGCTGCCCTGGCGCGGCTCCTACGCCGCGCTCGGCCATCCGGCGATCGTCGATCACCTCGTGCGCCTCGGCGTCACGGCGATCGAATTGCTGCCGATCCAGGCCTTCGTCGACGACCGCTTCCTGGTCGAGAAGGACCTGACGAATTTCTGGGGCTACTCGCCGCTCAACTACTTCTCCCCCGAGCCGCGCTATCTCGGGCCGGCGGGCGCCGCCGGTCTCAAGGCCGCGATCCGCCAGCTCCATGCCGCCGGCATCGAGGTGCTGATGGACGTGGTCTACAACCACACGTGCGAGGCCGACCATACCGGCCCGAGCCTGTCGTTCCGCGGCATCGACAATGCCAGCTACTACAAGCTGAATCCCGACGATCCGCGACGCGACATCGATTGCACCGGCTGCGGCAACACCCTCGACGTGGCGGTGCCCCGGGTGATGCAGATGGTGCTCGATTCGCTGCGCCACTGGGTCGAGGCCTACCGGATCGACGGGTTCCGCTTCGACCTCGCCTCGAGCCTCGCCCGCGCCCCCCACGACTTCACGCCCCGCGCCGCGGTGCTCCAGGCGATGGCGCAGGACCCGATCCTGTCGCGGGTTAAGCTCATCGCCGAGCCGTGGGATATCGGCATGGGCGGCTATCAGCTCGGCGGCTTCCCCGTCGGCTGGAGCGACTGGAACGACCAGTTCCGCGACGCGGCCCGCGGCTTCTGGCGCGGCGATGCCGGCCAGCTGCCGAAGCTGACGCAGGGGCTGACCGGCTCGAAGGAGATTTTTTCCGCTTCCGGCCGGGGCCCGGGGGCCAGCATCAACTTCATCGCCTCGCATGACGGCTACACGCTCGCCGACGTCGTCGCCTACGAGGAGAAGCACAACGAGGCCAACGGCGAGGGCAACCGCGACGGCCATGGCCACAACGTCTCGCGCAACTACGGCGTCGAGGGGTCAACGGACGATCCGGCGATCCTCTCGGTCCGGGCGCGCCAGAAGCGCAACCTGCTCGCCACGATCCTGCTCGCGCAGGGCGTGCCGATGCTGCTGATGGGCGACGAGCGCTCGCGCACGCAGGGCGGCAACAACAACGCCTATTGCCAGGACAACGCCACCTCCTGGATCGATTGGGAGAACGATCACGGCGACCCGAGCCTGACCGCCTTCGTGCGCAACCTGCTGGCCCTGCGCCGCGACCACCGGGCCCTGCGCCGCCGCAAGTTCCTCACCGGCGAGACCGTGGCGCCGGGCGGATTGAGGGACGTGCACTGGCTCTCGCCCTGCGGCGCCGAGATGGATGACGGCGCCTGGGGCGACGGCGAGCGCCGGGCCTTCGGCATGCAGATCGGCAACGACGCCCCCGACGGGCGCCGGCTCCTGATCCTCGCCAATGCGGGGGAGGCGGCCCTGGACTTCCGGCTCGCCCCGGTGATCGGGGGATTGTGGACCCCGCTCTTCGACACCACGGAGCCGGACGGACGGCCCGGCGGGCGGGAGAGCGTGAAGGCCGGCGGGACCGTCCGCCTGCCCGAGCGGGCGCTCCTCGTCATGGCGCGCAACGTGACGCGGCGCGGGGCCTGA
- a CDS encoding twin-arginine translocation signal domain-containing protein, which produces MCFACSPFADALSAALSRRALLKHTAAAVAWAGVAGATRSFVCQSAQAAPRVVKLIGFCP; this is translated from the coding sequence ATGTGTTTCGCTTGCAGTCCGTTCGCCGACGCCCTCAGCGCCGCCCTCTCGCGCCGCGCGCTCCTGAAACATACGGCTGCGGCTGTCGCATGGGCCGGGGTGGCGGGGGCTACGCGCAGTTTCGTCTGCCAGTCGGCGCAAGCAGCCCCTCGCGTGGTCAAGCTGATTGGGTTCTGCCCTTGA
- the hisI gene encoding phosphoribosyl-AMP cyclohydrolase — translation MNPLPAFAAPGSKHELEEGETFTPRFGPDGLITALAVDADSGAVLMLAHMNAESLARTLATGEVWYWSRSRAELWHKGATSGQIQTLVEMRVDCDQDALLLRVRVGGDGGCCHTGRRDCFYRGVVYEAGSGTVTLVSRPS, via the coding sequence ATGAACCCGCTTCCCGCCTTCGCCGCCCCCGGCTCCAAGCACGAGCTTGAAGAGGGCGAGACCTTCACGCCGCGCTTCGGCCCGGACGGGCTGATCACCGCGCTCGCGGTCGATGCCGACAGCGGCGCGGTCCTGATGCTCGCCCACATGAACGCCGAGTCGCTCGCCCGCACCCTCGCCACCGGCGAGGTCTGGTACTGGTCGCGCTCGCGGGCCGAGCTCTGGCACAAGGGCGCCACCAGCGGTCAGATCCAGACCCTCGTCGAGATGCGGGTCGATTGCGACCAGGACGCCCTGCTGCTGCGCGTGCGCGTCGGCGGCGATGGCGGCTGCTGCCATACCGGGCGCCGGGACTGCTTCTACCGCGGCGTCGTCTACGAGGCCGGGAGCGGGACTGTGACGCTGGTCTCCCGCCCCTCTTAG
- the thrS gene encoding threonine--tRNA ligase, protein MPILTFPDGATRSYDGAVTGRAVVEGIAKSLAKRTVAMALDGAVRDLDDTIAEDVRIEFLDRTDPRALELIRHDCAHVLAEAVQSLWPETQVTIGPVIENGFYYDFHRETPFSPDDFPAIEARMREIIARDAPFTKEVWARDDVRALFAEKGEAFKVELVDAIPPGEDLRLYRQGEWFDLCRGPHMTSTGKVGTAFKLMKVAGAYWRGDSTKPMLSRIYGTAWANQADLDAYLNRLAEAERRDHRKLGREMDLFHFQEEGPGVVFWHPKGWTLFQSLIAYMRRRLKGDYQEVNAPQILDKALWETSGHWDWYRENMFVTKTEDDRVFAIKPMNCPGHVQIFKHGLKSYRDLPLRLAEFGSVSRYEPSGALHGLMRVRAFTQDDAHVFCTEDQLAAECLKINDLILSTYADFGFDEIVVKLSTRPEKRVGSDALWDHAEEVMTRVLAQIEEQSGGRIKTAINPGEGAFYGPKFEYVLRDAIGRDWQCGTTQVDFNLPERFGAFFVDADGQKKTPVMVHRAICGSMERFTGILIEHFAGHFPLWLAPLQVVVATITGEADPYAREVLKAADAAGLRAEADLRNEKINYKVREHSHAKVPVMLVVGRKEGEERTVSIRRLGSPQSRTLPLDQALAELVAEATFPDLRRAQAVADSVPSEGVALDGQHGETPVP, encoded by the coding sequence ATGCCGATCCTGACATTTCCCGATGGCGCCACGCGGTCCTACGATGGTGCCGTGACCGGTCGCGCCGTCGTCGAGGGCATCGCCAAGTCGCTGGCCAAGCGTACCGTGGCGATGGCCCTCGACGGTGCTGTCCGCGACCTCGACGACACGATCGCCGAGGACGTCCGCATCGAGTTCCTCGACCGCACCGACCCGCGGGCGCTTGAGCTGATCCGGCACGATTGCGCCCACGTGCTCGCCGAGGCGGTGCAATCGCTGTGGCCGGAGACCCAGGTCACGATCGGCCCGGTGATCGAGAACGGCTTCTATTACGACTTCCACCGCGAGACCCCGTTCTCGCCGGACGACTTTCCGGCGATCGAGGCGCGGATGCGCGAGATCATCGCCCGCGACGCCCCCTTCACCAAGGAGGTCTGGGCCCGCGACGACGTGCGCGCGCTGTTCGCGGAGAAGGGCGAGGCGTTCAAGGTCGAGCTCGTCGACGCGATCCCGCCGGGCGAGGATCTGCGGCTCTATCGGCAGGGCGAGTGGTTCGACCTCTGCCGCGGGCCGCACATGACCTCGACGGGCAAGGTCGGCACCGCCTTCAAGCTGATGAAGGTGGCGGGCGCCTATTGGCGCGGCGATTCGACGAAGCCGATGCTGAGCCGGATCTACGGCACGGCCTGGGCGAATCAGGCCGACCTCGACGCCTACCTCAACCGCCTCGCCGAGGCCGAGCGCCGCGACCACCGCAAACTCGGTCGCGAGATGGACCTCTTCCACTTCCAGGAGGAGGGGCCGGGCGTGGTGTTCTGGCACCCGAAGGGCTGGACCCTGTTCCAGTCCCTCATCGCCTATATGCGCCGGCGCCTGAAGGGCGACTACCAGGAGGTGAACGCCCCGCAGATCCTCGACAAGGCTCTGTGGGAGACCTCGGGCCACTGGGACTGGTACCGGGAGAACATGTTCGTCACGAAGACCGAGGACGACCGTGTCTTCGCAATCAAGCCGATGAACTGCCCCGGCCACGTGCAGATCTTCAAGCATGGGCTGAAGTCGTACCGCGACCTGCCGCTGCGGCTGGCCGAGTTCGGCTCGGTGTCGCGCTACGAGCCCTCGGGCGCGCTGCACGGCCTGATGCGGGTGCGCGCCTTCACGCAGGACGACGCCCACGTCTTCTGCACCGAGGACCAGCTCGCCGCCGAGTGCCTGAAGATCAACGACCTGATCCTCTCGACCTACGCCGATTTCGGCTTCGACGAGATCGTGGTGAAGCTCTCGACGCGGCCGGAGAAGCGCGTCGGGTCGGACGCCCTCTGGGACCATGCCGAGGAGGTGATGACCCGGGTGCTCGCCCAGATCGAGGAGCAGTCCGGCGGACGGATCAAGACCGCGATCAACCCGGGCGAGGGGGCCTTCTACGGGCCGAAGTTCGAGTACGTCTTGCGCGACGCCATCGGCCGCGACTGGCAATGCGGCACGACGCAGGTCGACTTCAACCTGCCGGAGCGGTTCGGCGCGTTCTTCGTCGATGCCGACGGGCAGAAGAAGACCCCGGTGATGGTCCACCGGGCGATCTGCGGCTCGATGGAGCGCTTCACCGGCATCCTGATCGAGCACTTCGCCGGCCACTTCCCGCTCTGGCTGGCGCCGTTGCAGGTGGTCGTCGCGACGATTACCGGCGAGGCCGATCCTTACGCCCGCGAGGTCCTGAAGGCGGCGGACGCGGCGGGTCTGCGGGCCGAGGCCGATCTTCGCAACGAGAAGATCAACTACAAGGTCCGCGAGCATTCCCACGCCAAGGTGCCGGTGATGCTGGTCGTCGGCCGCAAGGAGGGCGAGGAGCGCACCGTCTCGATCCGCCGCCTCGGCTCTCCGCAGAGCCGCACCCTGCCGCTCGATCAGGCGCTCGCCGAATTGGTGGCCGAGGCGACCTTCCCGGACCTGCGCCGGGCCCAGGCCGTGGCGGACAGCGTGCCGAGCGAGGGCGTGGCGCTGGACGGGCAGCACGGGGAAACGCCGGTGCCGTAG
- a CDS encoding iron-sulfur cluster assembly scaffold protein produces MLDDIYNARILALAADIPRLGRLPQPEASASKHSKLCGSTVTVDLVTEGGRVTDFAHDVKACALGQAASSLMARHAVGASAEELRSLRETVRRMLKEGGPAPTGTFADFAVLEPVRDFKARHASTLLTFDAVVDALDQIEARKAATQEAVPA; encoded by the coding sequence ATGCTCGACGACATCTACAACGCCCGCATCCTCGCCCTCGCGGCGGACATCCCCCGCCTCGGCCGTCTGCCGCAGCCGGAGGCGAGCGCGTCCAAGCACTCGAAGCTGTGCGGCTCGACCGTGACGGTGGACCTCGTCACCGAGGGCGGCAGGGTCACCGATTTCGCCCACGACGTGAAGGCCTGCGCCCTCGGCCAGGCCGCCTCCTCGCTCATGGCGCGTCACGCGGTCGGCGCCAGCGCCGAGGAGCTGCGCTCCCTGCGCGAGACCGTGCGGCGGATGCTCAAGGAGGGCGGGCCGGCGCCGACAGGGACATTCGCCGATTTCGCGGTGCTGGAGCCGGTGCGGGACTTCAAGGCGCGCCACGCCTCGACGCTCCTGACCTTCGACGCGGTGGTGGACGCCCTCGACCAGATCGAGGCCCGGAAAGCCGCCACGCAAGAGGCGGTGCCGGCGTGA
- a CDS encoding pilus assembly protein TadG-related protein produces the protein MSLNCVSRFAAALASLMRGRNGGVGVVFGLSLIPIIGLVGLGIDYGLAITNRSRLDRAADAAALAAVVTAKAYVAANSSQVGVMEAARIAGKVQATNTFNVNVGKIPMADVSLQTPDLTIDGQTINAKVTYTVTIHNIFAKLFRVPTTTVTNTSKASADLPSYLDFYLMVDVSGSMGLPTTSTGMIQLAKDNDDMVEDYKQGCQFACHFSGRKGWGLAAGKIQLRSDAVNNAVCALLQRASSSVVPGQYRIGIYPFINQLATLAALTGDVSALKTAAQCSNTWPLAFTNLLDTGTTQLNSPGDPTTGVGSGGTHFETAFPQMKGIVGQGGFGDGSTSTSRKPFVFLVTDGMQNGQHFFVTANGKNAYPGRPSQFPGYNDAWWSEGGSKPSQIDPKNCNALKAAGATISILYIPYNQISFVDKGGGIAWENNRVNGFSPSLASPLQACASPGYFKTADSPEAITAALKAMFDQALKVARLIQ, from the coding sequence ATGTCCCTGAACTGCGTATCCCGGTTCGCTGCGGCGCTGGCGTCGCTGATGCGGGGCCGCAACGGCGGCGTCGGCGTCGTGTTCGGACTCAGCCTGATCCCGATCATTGGCCTCGTCGGGCTCGGGATCGATTACGGTCTTGCCATCACCAACCGGTCCCGGCTCGACCGGGCAGCGGACGCCGCGGCACTCGCCGCCGTCGTGACCGCCAAGGCCTACGTGGCTGCCAACTCGTCGCAGGTCGGCGTGATGGAGGCCGCACGCATCGCAGGCAAAGTGCAGGCCACCAATACCTTCAATGTCAATGTCGGCAAGATCCCGATGGCGGACGTGTCGCTCCAAACACCGGACTTGACGATCGACGGACAGACGATCAATGCCAAGGTGACCTACACGGTGACGATCCATAACATCTTCGCCAAGTTGTTCCGGGTGCCAACCACGACGGTAACCAACACGAGCAAGGCCTCGGCCGATCTGCCGAGCTATCTCGACTTCTATTTGATGGTCGACGTATCGGGTTCGATGGGCTTGCCCACAACCTCGACCGGCATGATTCAACTCGCCAAAGACAACGACGACATGGTCGAAGACTATAAGCAGGGCTGCCAGTTCGCTTGCCATTTCTCCGGCCGGAAGGGCTGGGGCCTGGCGGCCGGCAAGATCCAGCTGCGCTCGGACGCGGTGAATAACGCGGTTTGCGCCCTGCTCCAGCGGGCTTCGTCTTCCGTCGTTCCGGGCCAATACCGGATCGGCATCTATCCGTTCATCAACCAGCTGGCGACGCTGGCTGCCCTCACCGGCGACGTGAGCGCCCTGAAGACAGCCGCCCAGTGCTCGAACACTTGGCCGCTCGCCTTCACCAATCTCCTCGACACCGGCACGACGCAGCTCAACTCTCCCGGGGACCCAACCACCGGAGTCGGCTCGGGCGGCACCCACTTCGAGACCGCCTTCCCGCAGATGAAGGGAATCGTTGGCCAGGGTGGCTTCGGGGACGGGTCGACCAGCACGAGCCGCAAGCCGTTCGTGTTCCTCGTCACCGACGGGATGCAGAATGGACAGCACTTCTTCGTCACGGCGAACGGGAAGAACGCTTACCCCGGCCGACCGTCGCAGTTCCCGGGCTACAACGATGCTTGGTGGTCCGAGGGCGGCTCTAAGCCGTCCCAGATAGACCCGAAAAACTGCAACGCCTTGAAAGCCGCCGGCGCGACGATCTCCATCCTCTATATTCCCTATAACCAGATCAGCTTCGTTGATAAGGGCGGAGGCATCGCTTGGGAGAACAACCGGGTCAACGGCTTCAGCCCGAGCTTGGCAAGCCCGCTCCAGGCCTGCGCGTCCCCGGGCTACTTCAAGACCGCCGACTCGCCGGAAGCTATCACTGCCGCCCTAAAAGCGATGTTCGATCAAGCTTTGAAGGTCGCCCGTCTTATCCAGTGA
- a CDS encoding DUF4113 domain-containing protein, which produces MAAMDACNCRFGRVAMVPGRAGLVEKRTESTKFEMRSPRFTTRLSDAPRVSAAAL; this is translated from the coding sequence ATGGCGGCGATGGACGCCTGCAACTGCCGGTTCGGGCGCGTGGCCATGGTGCCGGGGCGGGCGGGGTTGGTCGAGAAGCGCACCGAGTCGACGAAGTTCGAGATGCGCTCGCCGCGGTTCACGACGCGGTTGAGCGACGCGCCGAGGGTGAGCGCGGCCGCTCTGTGA
- the yidD gene encoding membrane protein insertion efficiency factor YidD, whose product MSPARRAAHLAIRGYQLTLSGLVGRQCRHWPSCSAYADEAIQRHGLWAGGWMGVARLCRCGPFGTHGIDLVPEAPPAGAAWHRPWAYGRWRGVNAPPPLCEGVEG is encoded by the coding sequence GTGAGCCCGGCCCGCCGCGCGGCGCATCTCGCCATCCGCGGCTATCAGCTGACCCTGTCGGGCCTCGTCGGGCGCCAGTGCCGGCACTGGCCGTCCTGCTCGGCCTATGCCGACGAGGCGATCCAGCGCCACGGCCTCTGGGCCGGCGGCTGGATGGGCGTCGCCCGCCTCTGCCGCTGCGGCCCGTTCGGCACCCACGGCATCGATCTCGTGCCCGAGGCGCCGCCCGCCGGCGCCGCCTGGCACCGCCCCTGGGCCTATGGCCGCTGGCGCGGGGTCAATGCGCCGCCGCCGCTCTGCGAGGGCGTCGAGGGCTGA
- the folE gene encoding GTP cyclohydrolase I FolE → MDAVLKSLSVRAPEAADKRSDAPRPERVTERPTRQEAEAAVRTLLRWAGDDPEREGLLETPQRVVKAYEQIFGGYRQDADAILDRVFEEVEGYSDIVLVRDIAFHSHCEHHMVPFMGRAHIAYYPRRGVVGLSKLARVVDAFARRLQTQETMTAQIADTIDSVLHPRGVAVMVEAEHLCMAMRGVQKSGVSTITTQFTGVFKQDPNEQVRFLTLVRDRR, encoded by the coding sequence ATGGATGCGGTGCTGAAGTCCTTGTCGGTCCGGGCCCCGGAGGCGGCCGACAAGCGCAGCGACGCCCCCCGGCCGGAGCGCGTCACCGAGCGCCCGACCCGCCAGGAGGCCGAGGCCGCCGTGCGCACCCTGCTGCGCTGGGCCGGCGACGATCCGGAGCGCGAGGGCCTGCTCGAGACGCCGCAGCGCGTGGTGAAGGCCTACGAGCAGATTTTTGGGGGCTACCGCCAGGACGCGGATGCCATCCTCGACCGGGTGTTCGAGGAGGTCGAGGGCTATTCCGACATCGTGCTGGTGCGCGACATCGCCTTCCACTCCCATTGCGAGCACCACATGGTGCCGTTCATGGGGCGTGCCCACATCGCCTATTACCCGCGGCGCGGCGTCGTCGGCCTGTCGAAGCTCGCCCGCGTCGTCGATGCCTTCGCCCGCCGCCTCCAGACCCAGGAGACGATGACGGCTCAGATCGCCGACACGATCGATTCGGTGCTGCATCCCCGCGGCGTCGCCGTGATGGTGGAGGCCGAGCATCTGTGCATGGCGATGCGCGGCGTGCAGAAATCCGGCGTCTCGACCATCACCACCCAGTTCACCGGCGTGTTCAAGCAGGATCCGAACGAGCAGGTCCGCTTCCTCACCCTGGTCCGCGACCGGCGATGA
- a CDS encoding acyl-CoA synthetase encodes MPDDRQPPPRFNGARYCLEANARVRGDKPALVMVGDNGRTDIMTFAEVDRAVRGVAAGLRELGLPAGARVMIRMGNDADYVVTYFAALAAGLVAQPSSPQLTAGEAAFLMQDSGAAVIAAADDCPLDPEACRGRIVLRRDDIARLRAGPPLDGYADTAADDPATLVYTSGSTSRPKGVLHAHRTIWGRRPMHDFWLGLREDDVVLHAGTMNWTYTLGVGIQDPWARGATTVLYNGRRDPALWPALIARHRATLFAAVPSLYRQILKYADLPAHDLSSLRHGITAGEALSPQLLAEWREATGTPLYEALGMSEISTYISTSPRVAIKPGSPGRPQPGRRVAILPVEGAPEPLPVGEVGLLAIHRSDPALMLGYWNRPEEEAAVMRGDWFTGGDLASLDADGYVWFEGRNDDIMNAFGYRVSPNEVESVLIAHPDVQEVAVTELSVRDDVRVIAAFVVPKAGAEPQRDALLAWCGERLAAYKCPREVVFLETLPRTPNGKVQRKRLAAA; translated from the coding sequence TTGCCCGACGACCGCCAGCCGCCGCCCCGCTTCAACGGCGCCCGCTACTGCCTGGAGGCGAATGCCCGGGTGCGGGGCGACAAACCGGCCCTGGTCATGGTCGGCGACAACGGCCGGACCGACATCATGACCTTCGCCGAGGTCGACCGGGCGGTGCGCGGCGTCGCGGCGGGCTTGCGCGAGCTCGGCCTGCCGGCCGGCGCCCGGGTGATGATCCGCATGGGCAACGACGCGGATTACGTCGTCACCTACTTCGCGGCGCTCGCCGCCGGGCTGGTGGCGCAGCCCTCCTCGCCCCAGCTCACCGCCGGCGAGGCGGCGTTCCTGATGCAGGATTCCGGCGCCGCGGTGATCGCGGCCGCGGACGACTGCCCCCTCGACCCGGAGGCTTGCCGCGGCCGGATCGTGCTGCGCCGGGACGACATCGCCCGCCTGCGTGCCGGTCCTCCGCTCGACGGTTACGCCGACACCGCCGCGGACGATCCGGCGACGCTGGTCTACACCTCCGGCTCCACCAGCCGGCCCAAAGGGGTGCTGCACGCCCACCGCACCATCTGGGGCCGGCGGCCGATGCACGATTTCTGGCTCGGCCTGCGCGAGGACGACGTGGTGCTGCATGCCGGCACCATGAACTGGACCTACACCCTCGGGGTCGGCATCCAGGATCCCTGGGCACGGGGCGCCACGACGGTGCTGTATAACGGCCGGCGCGATCCCGCCCTGTGGCCGGCCCTGATCGCCCGCCACCGCGCCACCCTGTTCGCGGCGGTGCCGAGCCTCTACCGGCAGATCCTCAAATACGCCGATCTCCCGGCCCACGACCTCTCCTCCCTGCGCCACGGCATCACGGCGGGCGAGGCGCTCTCGCCCCAGCTGCTCGCCGAGTGGCGGGAGGCCACCGGCACGCCGCTCTACGAGGCGCTCGGGATGAGCGAGATCTCGACCTACATCTCGACGAGCCCGCGCGTCGCGATCAAGCCCGGCTCCCCGGGCAGGCCGCAGCCGGGGCGGCGCGTCGCGATCCTCCCCGTCGAGGGGGCGCCGGAGCCGCTGCCGGTGGGCGAGGTCGGCCTGCTCGCCATTCACCGCTCCGACCCGGCCCTGATGCTCGGCTACTGGAACCGCCCCGAGGAGGAGGCGGCGGTGATGCGGGGCGACTGGTTCACCGGCGGCGACCTCGCCTCGCTCGATGCCGACGGTTACGTCTGGTTCGAAGGGCGCAACGACGACATCATGAACGCCTTCGGCTACCGGGTGTCGCCGAACGAGGTCGAGAGCGTGCTGATCGCCCATCCGGACGTGCAGGAGGTGGCGGTGACCGAGCTGTCCGTCCGCGACGACGTGCGGGTGATCGCCGCCTTCGTGGTGCCCAAAGCCGGCGCCGAGCCGCAGCGGGACGCCCTGCTGGCCTGGTGCGGCGAGCGGCTCGCCGCCTACAAGTGCCCGCGCGAGGTCGTCTTCCTGGAGACGCTGCCGCGCACCCCGAACGGCAAGGTACAGCGCAAGCGGCTGGCGGCGGCCTGA
- the dusA gene encoding tRNA dihydrouridine(20/20a) synthase DusA has protein sequence MVNFSPWRFSIAPMMDWTDRHCRAFHRTLTARALLYTEMVTTGAVLHGPRERLIGFDAAEHPVAIQLGGSDPRDLAAAARIAEEFGYREVNLNVGCPSDRVQDGRFGACLMREPALVGECVAAMKAAVSVPVTVKCRIGVDDQDPEAALDALTATVRAAGVDALVVHARKAWLKGLSPKENRDIPPLDYGRVHRLKRANPDLAVALNGGLQDLAAAKAELEPRDGLALDGAMLGRAAYAEPALLLGVDPELFGEPAPVADPFAAIEAYEPYIAARLQEGVRLHAMTRHMLGLFNGRPGARPYRRHLSVAGTRSDAGLHTLREAVAFVSREAASAAA, from the coding sequence ATGGTCAATTTCAGTCCCTGGCGCTTTTCCATAGCACCCATGATGGACTGGACCGACCGCCACTGCCGGGCCTTCCACCGCACCCTCACGGCCCGCGCCCTGCTCTATACCGAGATGGTGACGACCGGCGCCGTGCTGCATGGGCCGCGGGAGCGGCTGATCGGCTTCGACGCGGCGGAGCATCCGGTGGCGATCCAGCTCGGCGGGTCGGACCCGCGCGACCTCGCGGCGGCGGCGCGCATCGCGGAAGAGTTCGGCTACCGGGAGGTGAACCTCAATGTGGGCTGCCCCTCCGACCGGGTGCAGGACGGGCGCTTCGGCGCCTGCCTGATGCGGGAGCCGGCGCTCGTCGGCGAGTGCGTCGCCGCCATGAAGGCCGCGGTGTCCGTGCCCGTGACGGTGAAGTGCCGCATCGGCGTCGACGACCAGGACCCGGAGGCGGCCCTCGACGCCCTGACGGCGACGGTGCGGGCGGCGGGTGTCGACGCGCTCGTCGTCCATGCCCGCAAGGCCTGGCTCAAGGGCCTGTCGCCGAAGGAGAACCGGGATATCCCGCCCCTCGATTACGGCCGGGTCCACCGCCTCAAACGTGCCAACCCCGACTTGGCCGTCGCCCTCAACGGCGGCCTGCAGGACCTGGCGGCGGCGAAGGCGGAGCTGGAGCCGCGCGACGGCCTCGCCCTCGACGGGGCGATGCTCGGCCGCGCGGCCTATGCGGAACCCGCCCTGCTGCTGGGCGTCGATCCCGAACTGTTCGGGGAGCCGGCGCCGGTGGCCGATCCGTTCGCGGCCATCGAGGCCTACGAGCCGTATATCGCGGCGCGGCTCCAGGAGGGCGTGCGCCTGCACGCCATGACCCGGCACATGCTCGGCCTGTTCAACGGCCGCCCGGGCGCGCGGCCCTATCGCCGCCACCTCTCGGTCGCCGGCACGCGGTCCGACGCGGGCCTGCACACCTTGCGGGAGGCGGTGGCGTTCGTCTCCCGCGAGGCGGCGAGCGCGGCCGCCTGA